In Apium graveolens cultivar Ventura chromosome 10, ASM990537v1, whole genome shotgun sequence, the following are encoded in one genomic region:
- the LOC141692345 gene encoding autophagy-related protein 3 — MVLKDKLHGVFKGTVERMTNPRTVSAFKEKGVLSINEFVLAGDNLVSKCPTWSWESGEPSKRKSYLPVDKQFLITRNVPCMRRASAVEEEYEAAGGEVLVDDDDNDGWLATHGKPKDGKTEEENLPSMETLEISKKNTIQSISSHFGGEEEEDIPDMDEYEDPDNLIETDPATLQSSYLVAHEPDDDNILRTRTYDVSITYDKYYQTPRVWLTGYDESRMLLHPELVLEDVSQDHARKTVTIEDHPHLPGKHASVHPCRHGDVMKKIIDVLMSRGVEPEVDKYLFLFLKFVASVIPTIEYDYTMDFDLGSSST; from the exons ATGGTGTTGAAAGACAAGCTACATGGAGTGTTCAAAGGCACGGTGGAGAGGATGACCAATCCCCGAACTGTCTCTGCTTTTAAAGAGAAAGGCGTTCTTAGCATCAATGAATTCGTTCTCGCTGGTGATAATCTCGTCTCTAAATGCCCTACTTGGTCTTG GGAATCCGGTGAACCAAGCAAGAGGAAGTCATATTTGCCTGTTGATAAACAATTCTTGATAACCAGAAATG TCCCTTGCATGCGTAGAGCATCAGCTGTGGAAGAAGAATATGAAGCTGCTGGGGGTGAAGTTTTAGTTGATGATGACGATAATGATGGATGGCTGGCAACTCATGGAAAACCAAAAG ATGGGAAAACTGAAGAGGAAAATTTGCCTTCTATGGAGACACTAGAAATTAGCAAGAAGAACACTATCCAATCAATCTCTTCGCACTTTGGAGGTGAAGAAGAGGAAGATATTCCAGACATGGATGAATATGAAGATCCTGATAACCTTATTGAAACAGATCCT GCAACGCTTCAGTCTTCATATCTTGTGGCTCATGAACCTGATGATGATAATATTTTACGAACTCGAACATACGATGTTAGCATCAC GTATGATAAATATTATCAAACTCCTCGTGTCTGGCTTACTGGATATGACGAG TCAAGGATGCTCCTTCACCCAGAACTTGTTCTTGAGGATGTTAGTCAAGACCATGCACGCAAAACG GTAACAATTGAAGATCATCCGCACTTGCCCGGAAAACATGCATCTGTACATCCTTGCCGACATGGGGATGTGATGAAGAAAATTATTGATGTTCTAATGTCACGAGGAGTAGAACCAGAAGTGGACaa GTACCTattcttattcttaaaatttGTGGCTTCTGTGATTCCAACCATCGAATATGATTATACCATGGACTTCGATCTTGGTAGCTCCAGTACTTGA
- the LOC141692020 gene encoding NAC domain-containing protein JA2L-like, protein MGEDIKLPPGYRFYPKDEELISYYLKPKVLGQKLQCNFIDTVELYTPNSTPWQMFDVNSWMDSQNNLTERFIYVFTTLSKLRTSESSKATTSRSRDNTSKKAGCGTWAGKTNCKIRDCKGNVIGEKRLLVFEINDVGAEFELDKAGYFKMHEFSLSGINKGLKSAAGDLVLCRITFDSSKKPSVILPSISTAHAPKHSRECQIKNENLEGSVEVEENPESAGYLTSKSVVEMNNDVGDNVAGQSVAVGDNDLEGVENLASKSLVEMNNDVGDNVAVTECLTSENLCEIDNGFSDFDNYLVANYDQYNNSLLEFGEFAEDPVFDINWYNDFMISGQEDEQVEDSSSKLGKRKLEEENLYESNKKMCL, encoded by the coding sequence ATGGGTGAAGATATCAAATTGCCTCCTGGATACAGATTCTACCCAAAGGATGAAGAACTAATTAGTTATTACTTGAAACCCAAGGTTCTTGGACAGAAGCTGCAATGCAATTTCATCGATACCGTTGAACTGTACACTCCTAATTCTACTCCCTGGCAGATGTTTGATGTTAATTCTTGGATGGACTCCCAAAATAACCTTACTGAGAGGTTTATTTACGTCTTCACAACATTGTCTAAGTTACGTACTTCTGAGAGCAGTAAGGCGACGACAAGTAGAAGTAGAGACAATACTAGTAAGAAGGCCGGCTGTGGCACCTGGGCCGGAAAAACAAATTGTAAAATCAGGGATTGTAAGGGTAATGTGATCGGAGAGAAGAGATTGCTGGTTTTTGAGATTAATGATGTCGGAGCTGAATTTGAACTTGATAAGGCCGGATACTTTAAGATGCACGAGTTCTCCTTATCGGGGATTAATAAGGGCCTTAAATCAGCTGCTGGTGATCTTGTTCTTTGTAGGATCACATTTGATTCTTCTAAGAAGCCTTCAGTTATTCTGCCTTCCATAAGTACTGCTCATGCTCCTAAGCATAGCCGTGAATGTCAAATCAAGAATGAGAATCTTGAGGGAAGTGTTGAGGTTGAGGAGAATCCGGAGAGTGCTGGGTATTTAACATCAAAAAGTGTTGTTGAGATGAATAACGATGTTGGTGATAATGTTGCGGGACAAAGTGTCGCGGTTGGAGATAATGATTTGGAGGGAGTGGAGAATTTGGCATCGAAAAGTTTGGTTGAGATGAATAACGATGTTGGTGATAATGTTGCGGTCACTGAGTGTTTAACTTCAGAAAACTTGTGTGAGATAGATAATGGTTTCAgtgattttgataattatctagTTGCTAATTATGATCAATATAACAATAGTCTTCTAGAGTTTGGTGAGTTTGCTGAGGATCCCGTTTTTGACATCAATTGGTATAATGACTTTATGATTTCCGGTCAAGAAGACGAGCAAGTTGAAGATAGCAGCAGCAAGCTTGGGAAGAGGAAACTGGAAGAGGAGAATCTGTATGAGAGCAATAAAAAGATGTGTCTTTGA
- the LOC141692021 gene encoding uncharacterized protein LOC141692021: MSGMPKHDLKLKVGVVVMLTRNINQVLGLCNGTQMVIKKLFKWTVECEIITGSHAGAMHIILSQGQSLEKVGVYLPSPTFCHGQLYVALSRVTSPAGLHILLGDGTTEKKYSTKNIVYEEVFYNLPKM, translated from the exons ATGTCTGGAATGCCTAAGCATGATCTTAAGTTAAAAGTTGGTGTTGTAGTCATGTTAACCAGAAATATAAATCAGGTTCTAGGTTTGTGCAATGGTACACAGATGGTTATAAAGAAATTATTCAAGTGGACAGTAGAATGTGAGATAATTACAGGAAGTCATGCAGGAGCTATGCATATTATTCTGAG TCAAGGTCAGTCTTTGGAAAAGGTTGGTGTGTATCTTCCCAGTCCTACTTTCTGTCATGGTCAGCTTTATGTTGCTCTCTCACGTGTCACTTCACCGGCTGGTCTTCATATCCTCTTAGGCGACGGAACTACTGAAAAGAAATATAGTACAAAAAATATTGTGTACGAGGAAGTTTTCTACAATTTACCCAAGATGTAG
- the LOC141692022 gene encoding uncharacterized protein LOC141692022, whose amino-acid sequence MPLPPSQFFSGFSNTLIAEEMSYDIEAVKEEHQNLHSNLNADQAIVYDAIIDSVYNKKGHVFFVYGSGGCDKTFLWRTIIARPRSERKIVLPVAGSGIAAVLLPGGRTTHSRFKIPLDIYEQSSCGLKNGTDIAELLQNTDLIIWDEAPMQKRYAFEAVDRALRDIIGYVSSENRQKPFGGITVVFGGDFRHILPVVEKGNRQDIVSICINRSYIWDEIMLFTLKQNMRLHRGNSDAINNAIDEFSKWVLDIGDGRLSFVDENDPNKDPEVFIPEQFLIPYTKDPITDIVDFVYPDVECSFKDHQYLRDRAILAPTNKLVDEINAHVLDRIPGEEHVYLSVDSIDEGPIDEHSLNSAFPVEF is encoded by the coding sequence ATGCCTTTGCCACCTTCTCAGTTTTTTAGTGGATTTTCAAACACTCTTATTGCCGAGGAAATGAGTTACGATATTGAAGCGGTGAAAGAAGAACATCAAAACCTGCACTCAAATCTAAATGCAGATCAAGCAATAGTATATGATGCTATAATTGATTCTGTTTACAATAAGAAAGGACATGTGTTCTTCGTCTACGGTAGTGGAGGCTGTGACAAAACATTTCTTTGGCGTACAATTATTGCTAGACCGAGGTCAGAAAGGAAAATTGTACTGCCTGTTGCGGGATCTGGGATTGCAGCTGTTCTATTACCAGGAGGCCGAACAACACATTCAAGGTTTAAGATTCCGCTGGACATATATGAACAATCAAGTTGTGGATTGAAAAATGGAACTGATATAGCCGAGTTGTTACAAAATACGGATCTCATTATATGGGATGAGGCTCCCATGCAAAAAAGGTATGCATTTGAAGCGGTAGATCGAGCTCTAAGGGATATAATTGGTTATGTCTCATCAGAAAATCGTCAGAAGCCGTTTGGTGGTATCACCGTAGTCTTTGGTGGTGACTTTAGACATATCTTGCCTGTTGTGGAGAAAGGTAATAGACAAGACATCGTAAGTATATGCATTAACAGGTCTTACATATGGGATGAAATTATGCTCTTCACTTTAAAGCAGAATATGAGACTACATAGAGGTAACTCTGATGCCATTAATAATGCTATTGATGAATTTAGTAAATGGGTACTGGATATTGGTGATGGTAGACTTTCTTTTGTTGATGAAAATGACCCGAATAAAGATCCTGAAGTTTTCATTCCTGAACAGTTCTTAATTCCATACACCAAGGATCCAATAACAGATATTGTTGACTTCGTCTATCCTGATGTTGAATGCAGTTTTAAAGATCATCAATATCTCAGAGACAGAGCTATTCTTGCTCCCACTAACAAACTGGTAGACGAAATTAATGCTCATGTGTTGGATCGAATACCTGGTGAGGAACATGTATATCTTAGTGTTGATAGCATTGATGAAGGTCCTATTGACGAGCATAGTTTAAATTCAGCTTTTCCTGTGGAGTTTTGA
- the LOC141692023 gene encoding uncharacterized protein LOC141692023: protein MDSDRKIAHVTFQKETSFDDSGFPVYWRRKTNHTVQKNDVELDNRWVVPYNRDLLVMFQCHINIEICNHARSLKYLFKYCMKGHDRATMLLVKAKKNTTTYVDQSSSEPVKAAPIDEISQYLDGRYVSATEAIWRTYGFSIHHRTPSVECLPVQLEDMQIITFKGNESLANVENRALFRKSKLQAWFEANKKYPWGRNLSYQEFPAKFVWDGRSCQWTPRKQGLVVGRLHSTYASSGDLFYLRMILTRFKGATSFADLRTVNGQVYSTFKDACNALGLLKNDNEWHEAITENSHHAIASQLRQLFVHILVNCQVGNPSKLWYDHIENFTDDITWMR, encoded by the exons ATGGATTCAGATCGCAAAATTGCACACGTCACTTTCCAAAAAG AAACATCATTTGACGACAGTGGATTTCCCGTGTATTGGAGACGCAAAACGAATCATACTGTTCAGAAAAATGACGTGGAGTTGGATAATCGATGGGTTGTCCCCTATAATAGAGACCTGTTAGTCATGTTTCAGTGTCATATCAATATTGAAATATGCAACCATGCACGAAGCTTAAAATATCTTTTTAAATATTGCATGAAAGGACATGATAGAGCTACTATGCTACTGGTTAAAGCAAAAAAAAACACAACTACATATGTAGATCAATCCAGTTCTGAGCCTGTTAAAGCTGCCCCAATTGATGAAATTAGCCAATATTTAGATGGGCGTTATGTTTCTGCGACGGAAGCAATTTGGCGTACTTATGGATTTAGTATCCACCACAGGACTCCATCTGTGGAATGCCTCCCAGTTCAGTTAGAGGATATGCAGATAATAACCTTCAAAGGTAATGAGTCTTTGGCAAATGTTGAAAATCGTGCATTATTTCGCAAAAGCAAGTTGCAAGCATGGTTTGAAGCTAATAAAAAATATCCTTGGGGAAGAAACTTATCATATCAAGAGTTTCCTGCTAAATTTGTGTGGGATGGTAGGAGTTGTCAATGGACACCTAGAAAACAGGGCTTGGTCGTTGGTAGGTTACATTCTACATATGCCTCATCTGGAGATTTATTCTACTTGAGAATGATTCTTACCAGATTTAAAGGAGCAACGTCTTTTGCTGACCTTCGAACAGTCAATGGCCAAGTTTATTCTACATTTAAAGATGCTTGCAATGCATTAGGACTCTTGAAAAATGATAACGAGTGGCACGAAGCAATCACTGAGAATTCTCATCATGCTATAGCGTCACAACTGCGTCAACTTTTTGTACACATTTTGGTAAACTGTCAG GTTGGTAATCCATCAAAGCTATGGTACGATCACATTGAAAATTTTACAGATGACATAACTTGGATGCGATGA
- the LOC141692985 gene encoding uncharacterized protein LOC141692985, translating to MLHEAIGALDGTLVHVIILVGQQARYRGRERGECYQNILGIYDFNMIFTFVWVGWEGVAHDSRILTEVALDFDSGFPVPPPNKTSWRIKVRLTRMWPGFNDTTGDFKGLNLIFLDDDKTHIHAYAGPEFCNGQDAEPTEGHLYSVSNFTVAKSRFNHSPVSNKKCIFFQKYTKMERITKEDEMIPRHKFELVSLGCLHTRVGESRILTDVIGVFEGPGTTSSRHTQKGIKNIFMFDIVDDSLRARVTVWDKLADKLRADVESLQGDAHIIIITGCKITTYNSMIQISSYGCSKYYIDLDYEVVHDLRRKFSLTYGAIDESEFIGVKFEETIKSYKVGEISNLRMENMDEMEVMCFSKNEKIDDSVKWWYYGCDICSAELEVVDDFYRCTGECKQIISYADKRFHVTSYVSDSTGTIQVIFFDREIRRLTSKNVNNIQKDGSSIEYPELLKELEGKQLSVTICLNKNNLLDGHSIFFASDVAECGEAANADCPVKTNTENIHDLSYMDGSGSTKYELTEKEETSSTNSNPTKMTPDSVKSTNKRFRPSPSHVVLDDDVVFDLKGHSEKIHKQG from the exons ATGCTACATGAAGCAATTGGTGCACTTGATGGTACACTTGTTCATGTTATTATTCTTGTTGGCCAACAAGCTCGATATAGAGGACGAGAAAGAGGCGAGTGTTACCAAAATATTTTAGGTATATATGATTTTAATATGATATTCACATTTGTCTGGGTTGGATGGGAGGGAGTAGCACATGATTCAAGAATATTGACAGAGGTCGCCCTCGATTTTGATTCCGGATTTCCGGTTCCTCCACCAA ATAAGACAAGTTGGAGAATCAAAGTACGCTTGACTAGGATGTGGCCTGGATTCAACGACACAACGGGTGACTTCAAAGGCTTGAATCTCATCTTCCTCGATGATGac AAAACTCACATTCATGCTTATGCTGGTCCGGAATTTTGTAACGGTCAAGATGCGGAACCTACAGAAGGACATCTTTACTCGGTTTCCAATTTTACTGTTGCTAAATCTAGGTTCAACCATTCCCCAGTTAGTAATAAAAAGTgtatatttttccaaaaatatacAAAGATGGAGCGGATAACAAAAGAGGATGAGATGATTCCCCGTCACAAGTTTGAATTAGTCTCTCTTGGATGTTTGCACACACGAGTCGGTGAATCGAGAATTCTTACAG ATGTTATTGGCGTTTTTGAGGGTCCAGGTACAACATCTTCGCGCCACACCCAAAAAGGAATAAAGAATATCTTCATGTTTGACATTGTTGACGACAG cTTGCGAGCTAGGGTCACGGTGTGGGACAAACTTGCAGACAAATTACGTGCTGATGTAGAAAGTCTACAAGGTGATgctcatataataattattaccGGCTGCAAAATCACAACCTACAACA GTATGATACAAATCAGTTCATATGGATGCTCGAAATACTATATAGATTTAGACTATGAAGTTGTACATGATCTACGTCGAAAGTTTTCGCTCACATACGGCGCAATTGATGAATCTGAATTTATTGGAGTTAAATTTGAAGAAACGATTAAATCATATAAAGTGGGAGAAATCAGCAATTTACGGATGGAAAATATGGATGAG ATGGAAGTAATGTGTTTTTCTAAGAATGAAAAAATTGATGATTCTGTGAAATGGTGGTATTACGGCTGTGACATTTGTTCGGCCGAATTGGAGGTGGTGGATGACTTTTATCGGTGTACTGGTGAATGCAAACAGATTATCTCATATGCTGATAAAAG GTTCCATGTTACAAGTTATGTTAGTGACTCCACTGGAACCATTCAGGTTATATTCTTTGATCGTGAGATCCGAAGGTTGACATCAAAAAATGTCAACAATATTCAAAAA GACGGTTCATCAATTGAGTACCCAGAGTTACTAAAGGAGTTGGAGGGAAAACAACTATCAGTGACCATTTGTTTAAACAAGAACAATTTATTGGACGGTCATTCAATATTTTTTGCCTCTGATGTTGCTGAATGTGGTGAAGCAGCAAATGCAGACTGTCCGGTTAAAACAAATACCGAGAATATTCATGATCTTAGTTACATGGAT GGGTCTGGCTCCACAAAATATGAATTAACAGAGAAAGAGGAAACTTCTTCAACTAATTCTAATCCAACAAAGATGACGCCAGATTCCGTCAAGTCCACAAATAAAAGATTTAGACCATCACCCAGTCATGTGGTCCTTGACGACGATGTCGTTTTTGATTTGAAAGGTCACTCCGAAAAAATTCACAAG CAAGGTTAA